A genomic segment from Nocardia cyriacigeorgica GUH-2 encodes:
- a CDS encoding DUF349 domain-containing protein has protein sequence MTDSNGTAKPGPGTTPRPSGMPKPGGSPHPKPHAVKPAPGASHEHPHPVIVPTVTDPSEWGRVDEDGTAWVKTADGERVVGSWQAGDAAEGLAHFGRRFDDLATEVALLEARLAAGADARKTKAAALAIAESLPTAAVIGDVDGLARRLQAIAEHSEEAAAHAKEEKERARHEHTERKEALAAEAERIAAESTQWKAAGDRLREILEEWKSIRGVDRKVDDALWKRYSKAREAFNRRRGAHFAELDRERAAAKTRKEELCVRAEELSGSTDWAGTAAVFRDLLAEWKAAGRAPREADEALWRRFKSAQDVFFAARNAAASERDAEFEQNAAAKEELLAAYAHIDPAHSLDNARAALRELQDKWDAIGKVPRERMQELEGKLRAIEKRVRDAADAQWRRTDPEAMARAAQFRERVAQFEEQAAKATAAGKTRDAEKALEQAKQWREWAEAAEGAVSNR, from the coding sequence ATGACCGACAGCAACGGAACCGCGAAACCCGGCCCCGGCACCACCCCGCGACCGTCCGGAATGCCGAAACCCGGCGGCTCTCCCCACCCCAAACCGCATGCCGTCAAACCGGCGCCCGGCGCCTCGCACGAGCACCCGCATCCGGTCATCGTCCCCACGGTGACCGATCCCAGCGAATGGGGCCGCGTCGACGAAGACGGCACCGCCTGGGTCAAGACCGCCGACGGTGAACGCGTCGTCGGGTCCTGGCAGGCCGGCGATGCCGCCGAGGGCCTGGCCCACTTCGGCCGCCGCTTCGACGATCTGGCCACCGAGGTCGCGCTGCTGGAGGCCCGGCTGGCCGCGGGCGCCGATGCCCGCAAGACCAAGGCCGCGGCCCTGGCCATCGCCGAATCGCTGCCGACCGCCGCCGTCATCGGCGACGTCGACGGTCTGGCCCGCCGGTTGCAGGCCATCGCCGAGCATTCCGAGGAAGCGGCCGCGCACGCCAAGGAGGAGAAGGAGCGTGCCCGGCACGAGCACACCGAGCGCAAGGAAGCGCTCGCCGCCGAGGCCGAGCGCATCGCCGCCGAATCCACCCAGTGGAAGGCCGCCGGCGACCGGCTGCGCGAGATCCTCGAGGAGTGGAAGTCCATTCGCGGGGTGGACCGCAAGGTCGACGACGCGCTCTGGAAGCGGTACTCGAAGGCCCGGGAGGCGTTCAACCGCCGCCGCGGCGCCCACTTCGCCGAACTCGACCGCGAACGCGCCGCCGCCAAGACCCGCAAGGAAGAGCTGTGCGTGCGGGCCGAGGAGCTGTCCGGGTCCACCGATTGGGCAGGCACCGCCGCGGTGTTCCGCGATCTGCTTGCCGAATGGAAGGCCGCGGGCCGGGCGCCACGCGAGGCCGACGAGGCACTGTGGCGCCGCTTCAAGAGCGCCCAGGACGTGTTCTTCGCCGCCCGCAACGCCGCCGCCTCCGAACGCGACGCGGAATTCGAGCAGAACGCCGCCGCCAAGGAGGAACTGCTCGCCGCCTACGCCCACATCGATCCCGCGCACAGCCTCGACAACGCCCGCGCCGCGCTGCGCGAACTCCAGGACAAGTGGGACGCCATCGGCAAGGTGCCGCGCGAGCGGATGCAGGAGCTGGAAGGCAAACTGCGCGCGATCGAGAAGCGGGTGCGCGACGCCGCTGACGCCCAGTGGCGGCGCACCGACCCCGAGGCCATGGCACGCGCCGCGCAGTTCCGGGAACGGGTCGCCCAGTTCGAGGAGCAGGCCGCCAAGGCCACCGCCGCCGGGAAGACCAGGGACGCGGAAAAGGCGCTCGAACAGGCCAAGCAGTGGCGCGAGTGGGCCGAGGCGGCCGAGGGAGCCGTCAGCAACCGCTGA
- the miaB gene encoding tRNA (N6-isopentenyl adenosine(37)-C2)-methylthiotransferase MiaB: protein MDSIGQAVAHPALVPERTDARSYEVRTFGCQMNVHDSERLSGLLEDAGYVKAAAGETADLVVFNTCAVRENADNKLYGTLGHLAPIKAGRPGMQIAVGGCLAQKDRDTVVRKAPWVDVVFGTHNIGSLPVLLERARHNDEAQVEILESLEAFPSTLPAKRESAYAGWVSISVGCNNTCTFCIVPSLRGKEVDRRPGDVLAEVQALVDQGVLEVTLLGQNVNSYGASFADPEQPRDRGAFAKLLRACGGIEGLERVRFTSPHPAEFTDDVIEAMAQTPNVCPQLHMPLQSGSDRVLKAMRRSYRQARFLGIIDKVRAAMPHAAITTDIIVGFPGETEDDFEQTLEVVRRARFTSAFTFQYSKRPGTPAADMPDQLPKQVVQERYDRLIALQEEISLDANRALIGTEVELLVAEGAGKKNAATARMSGRARDGRLVHFRPESAETIRPGDIVTVDITGAAPHHLIADAPLRTHRRTRAGDAHERGTTPKTEPIGVGLGLPRIGAPAPEPVAAAGCATGCGT from the coding sequence GTGGATTCGATCGGACAGGCAGTTGCGCATCCCGCCCTGGTCCCGGAGCGGACGGACGCACGCAGTTACGAGGTCCGCACCTTCGGCTGCCAGATGAACGTGCACGATTCCGAGCGCTTGTCCGGCCTGCTCGAGGATGCGGGTTATGTGAAGGCGGCCGCGGGCGAGACGGCCGACCTGGTGGTGTTCAACACCTGCGCGGTGCGCGAGAACGCCGACAACAAGCTCTACGGCACCCTCGGCCATCTGGCGCCGATCAAGGCCGGGCGGCCGGGCATGCAGATCGCCGTCGGTGGCTGCCTGGCGCAGAAGGACCGCGACACCGTGGTGCGTAAGGCGCCGTGGGTGGATGTGGTGTTCGGCACACACAACATCGGCTCGCTGCCGGTGTTGCTGGAACGCGCGCGGCACAACGACGAGGCCCAGGTGGAGATCCTGGAGTCGCTCGAGGCGTTCCCGTCGACGCTGCCGGCCAAGCGGGAATCCGCCTACGCCGGCTGGGTGTCGATTTCGGTGGGCTGCAACAACACCTGCACCTTCTGCATCGTGCCCTCGCTGCGCGGCAAAGAGGTCGACCGCCGTCCCGGCGATGTGCTCGCCGAGGTGCAGGCGCTGGTCGATCAAGGCGTGCTCGAGGTGACGCTGCTCGGCCAGAACGTCAACTCCTACGGCGCCTCCTTCGCCGACCCGGAGCAGCCGCGCGATCGCGGCGCCTTCGCCAAGCTGCTGCGCGCCTGCGGCGGCATCGAGGGCCTGGAGCGGGTGCGGTTCACCTCGCCGCATCCGGCCGAGTTCACCGACGACGTCATCGAGGCCATGGCGCAGACCCCGAACGTCTGCCCGCAGCTGCACATGCCGCTGCAATCGGGATCGGACCGGGTGCTCAAGGCGATGCGCCGCTCCTACCGGCAGGCGCGTTTCCTCGGCATCATCGACAAGGTGCGCGCCGCGATGCCGCACGCGGCGATCACCACCGACATCATCGTCGGCTTCCCCGGTGAGACCGAGGACGATTTCGAACAGACCCTCGAGGTGGTCCGGCGGGCGCGGTTCACCAGCGCGTTCACCTTCCAGTACTCCAAGCGGCCCGGCACGCCCGCCGCGGATATGCCCGACCAGCTGCCCAAGCAGGTCGTCCAGGAGCGCTACGACCGGCTGATCGCCCTGCAAGAGGAGATCTCGCTCGACGCGAACCGGGCACTGATCGGCACCGAAGTGGAGTTGCTGGTCGCCGAAGGCGCGGGCAAGAAGAACGCTGCGACCGCGCGGATGAGCGGGCGGGCCCGCGATGGTCGGCTGGTGCACTTCCGGCCCGAATCCGCCGAGACGATCCGGCCGGGCGACATCGTCACCGTCGACATCACCGGCGCCGCCCCGCACCACCTGATCGCCGACGCACCGCTGCGCACCCACCGCCGCACCCGCGCGGGCGATGCCCACGAACGCGGCACCACCCCGAAGACCGAACCCATCGGCGTCGGCCTCGGCCTGCCCCGCATCGGCGCCCCCGCCCCCGAACCGGTCGCCGCCGCGGGCTGCGCCACCGGATGCGGGACATGA